The following are encoded together in the Cicer arietinum cultivar CDC Frontier isolate Library 1 chromosome 2, Cicar.CDCFrontier_v2.0, whole genome shotgun sequence genome:
- the LOC101496046 gene encoding UDP-glycosyltransferase 87A1-like has protein sequence MAAPISAPPTITSHVVAVPYPGRGHVNPMMNLSKLLVSNNSNILVTFVVTEEWLSFIGSESKPDNIRFATIPNVIPSEEGRANDFVNFLEAVMTKMEDPFDRLLDRLESPPTVIIYDTYLFWVVRVXXXXXXXXASFWPMSVSFFLVLKHYHLLEQNGHYPVNVSEDGDKRVDYIPGNSSIRLVDFPLNDASWRSRRLLQLALNTILWVNKAQYLLFPSIYELEPQAVDFLRKELSIPMYTIGPTIPYFGNNHVNHDYINWLDSQPFDSVLYVSQGSFLSVSSEQIDEIANGLRDSGVSFLWVMRGEGSKMKKICGDKGLVLPWCDQLRVLMHSAIGGFWSHCGWNSTREGLFCGVPFLTFPIMMDQPLNSKYIVEDWKVGWRVEKEVKEDVLITRDEIARLVRRFMDLDCDERKDMRKRARDLQQICQSAIASGGSSENNMKDFLGHILHGDKP, from the exons ACTCGTATCCAACAACTCTAACATCCTCGTAACCTTCGTGGTAACCGAAGAATGGCTCAGCTTCATCGGCTCCGAATCTAAGCCGGACAATATCCGATTCGCGACTATCCCAAACGTTATTCCCTCCGAAGAGGGTCGAGCCAACGACTTCGTTAACTTCCTTGAAGCCGTTATGACAAAAATGGAAGACCCATTTGACCGGCTTCTCGATCGGCTTGAGTCACCACCTACGGTGATTATATACGACACTTACCTCTTTTGGGTTGTGCGCGT NNNNNNNNNNNNNNNNNNNNNNNCTGCGTCGTTTTGGCCTATGTCGGTGTCGTTTTTCCTTGTGCTTAAACACTATCATCTTCTGGAGCAAAATGGTCACTACCCGGTAAACGTTTCAG AAGATGGTGACAAACGTGTGGATTACATTCCTGGAAATTCATCAATTCGTTTGGTAGATTTTCCACTTAACGATGCAAGCTGGCGTAGCCGTAGATTGTTACAATTAGCCTTGAATACCATACTATGGGTTAACAAAGCACAATATTTATTATTCCCTTCCATATATGAGCTTGAGCCTCAAGCAGttgattttttaagaaaagaacTATCTATACCAATGTATACAATTGGCCCTACCATACCTTATTTTGGTAACAACCATGTTAACCATGATTATATAAATTGGCTAGATAGTCAACCCTTTGACTCTGTTCTATATGTCTCACAAGGGAGTTTTCTTTCGGTTTCAAGTGAACAAATCGATGAAATTGCAAATGGGTTGCGTGATAGTGGTGTGAGTTTCTTGTGGGTAATGCGTGGTGAGGgttcaaaaatgaaaaagatttgTGGGGATAAAGGGTTAGTTTTGCCATGGTGTGACCAATTGAGAGTATTGATGCATAGTGCTATAGGGGGTTTTTGGTCACATTGTGGTTGGAATTCAACTAGAGAAGGTTTGTTTTGTGGTGTGCCTTTTCTTACATTTCCAATAATGATGGACCAACCTTTGAATAGTAAGTATATAGTAGAGGATTGGAAAGTTGGGTGGAGGGTGGAAAAGGAGGTTAAAGAGGATGTTTTGATAACAAGAGATGAAATTGCTAGGCTTGTTAGAAGGTTTATGGATTTGGATTGTGATGAAAGGAAGGATATGAGGAAAAGAGCAAGAGATCTTCAACAAATATGCCAAAGTGCAATTGCAAGTGGAGGGTCATCTGAAAATAATATGAAAGACTTTTTAGGTCATATATTACACGGAGACAAACCATAG
- the LOC101507984 gene encoding protein FAR1-RELATED SEQUENCE 5-like: protein MSSSNVDWKPRVGMKFDNIDVAYQFWLTYSVHAGFGVRKRYANKNKDDTISSCRFVCSKEGVRKIDKRDVFVNIHRAETRTDCKARISLVCKNGNFVIHEFVEDHNHPLQLPETTHMLASHRKITEVQAYEIDLADDSGLRQKSTFQLMSTHAGNRANLGFTRLDVKNYLSARRQRSMMYGDVGCLSQYFQRQLLENPSFFHAYQMDIEEQITNVFWCDANMVLDYGYFGDVVSLDTTYCTNHVNRPLTIESFKWLFDTFLQAHNHKKPKTVFTDQDQAMARALAKVMPETHHGLCTWHLLQNEIKHLGNLMKGGSYLLRDFKKCMYDIDVEADFETAWTNLINQYDVHENNWIKSVYAIKKKWAACYMKEAFTLGMRSTQLSESLNAHFKSGMKPNVDIIQFFKHFERVVEEKRSNELSYEYESSHKLARLRYELSPILIQMRYVYTHVVFELFQNEFKLFLALSILERNESHSLCEYVITMVNHEGFWRVSFDRASTSITCSCRKFETFGILCSHVLKVFEANDVKVIPEKYILRRWTREARCGIVHDFRGKEVEGDPKLSRTRKFRQVVSKFIRVAAEASPCEEHLKIVDNYVDVMCKKIKECRLQVIDNEINENPTFVSNNVMQPTGFKKRPNLKRHMHKRPKSFIEKKKAPSRRKKAQDKLGESHMLDEVSCSAPPTYEPPQTQKDQFSFTTLLIAPLDETNVPTLY from the exons ATGTCATCTTCAAATGTTGATTGGAAGCCACGGGTTGGTATGAAATTTGATAATATAGATGTGGCTTATCAATTTTGGCTTACATACAGTGTCCATGCTGGTTTTGGAGTTAGAAAACGTTATGCGAACAAGAATAAAGACGACACTATATCATCTTGTAGGTTTGTTTGTTCCAAGGAAGGGGTACGAAAGATAGACAAGAgagatgtttttgttaacatccATAGAGCCGAGACTAGAACGGATTGCAAAGCAAGAATTTCACTTGTATGCAAAAATGGAAATTTTGTCATCCATGAATTTGTAGAGGATCATAACCATCCTCTACAACTTCCAGAGACAACACACATGCTTGCATCACATAGGAAGATAACTGAAGTCCAAGCATATGAGATTGATTTGGCTGATGATTCTGGATTAAGGCAAAAGTCAACATTTCAACTTATGAGCACACATGCAGGAAACAGAGCAAATCTTGGATTTACACGGTTGGATGTGAAAAATTACCTCAGTGCAAGAAGACAAAGAAGTATGATGTACGGAGATGTTGGTTGTCTTTCACAATATTTTCAACGACAATTGTTGGAAAATCCGTCTTTTTTTCACGCATACCAAATGGATATAGAAGAACAAATCACaaatgtgttttggtgtgatgCAAATATGGTGTTGGATTACGGGTATTTTGGTGACGTTGTGTCATTGGACACTACATATTGTACCAATCATGTTAATAGACCGCTT ACAATTGAGTCATTTAAGTGGTTGTTTGATACATTCTTACAAGCACACaaccataaaaaaccaaaaactgttTTCACTGATCAAGATCAAGCAATGGCTAGGGCACTAGCTAAAGTCATGCCTGAAACTCACCATGGTTTATGCACATGGCACTTGTTGCAAAATGAAATTAAACACCTTGGGAACTTGATGAAGGGAGGAAGTTATCTTTTAAGAGATTTCAAGAAATGCATGTATGATATTGACGTTGAAGCAGATTTTGAGACTGCTTGGACAAACTTGATCAACCAATATGATGTTCATGAAAATAATTGGATCAAATCAGTTtatgctattaaaaaaaaatgggctGCTTGTTACATGAAGGAAGCGTTCACTCTTGGCATGCGGAGTACCCAACTCAGTGAAAGCTTGAATGCTCACTTCAAATCTGGTATGAAACCCAATGTGGATATTATACAATTTTTCAAGCACTTTGAACGAGTTGTTGAGGAGAAGAGAAGCAACGAGTTGAGTTATGAGTATGAGTCCTCACATAAGCTTGCAAGGTTAAGATACGAGTTGTCACCAATATTGATACAAATGAGATATGTGTACACGCACGTTGTATTTGAGTTGTTTCAAAACGAGTTTAAGTTATTCTTAGCTTTATCGATATTAGAGAGAAATGAGTCTCACTCTTTATGTGAATATGTCATAACTATGGTTAACCATGAAGGATTTTGGAGAGTGTCATTCGATCGTGCTTCAACCTCTATTACTTGTAGTTGTCGAAAGTTTGAGACATTTGGCATACTTTGTTCACATGTGTTGAAAGTGTTTGAAGCAAATGATGTGAAAGTCATTCCTGAGAAGTATATTTTAAGAAGGTGGACAAGAGAAGCTCGTTGTGGCATTGTGCACGATTTTAGGGGAAAAGAGGTTGAAGGAGATCCAAAGTTATCTCGAACACGGAAGTTTAGACAAGTTGTCTCTAAATTTATTAGAGTGGCGGCCGAGGCATCGCCTTGTGAAGAACACCTTAAGATTGTTGATAACTATGTAGATGTCATGTGTAAGAAAATAAAGGAATGTCGCTTACAAGTCATAGACAATGAAATTAATGAGAACCCGACATTTGTGAGTAATAATGTTATGCAACCAACGGGGTTCAAGAAACGGCCTAACTTAAAGAGACACATGCATAAGCGTCCTAAGAGttttattgaaaagaaaaaagctCCGTCTAGAAGGAAAAAAGCTCAG gatAAACTTGGAGAAAGTCACATGCTCGACGAAGTATCTTGTTCAGCACCTCCAACTTATGAGCCCCCACAAACACAAAAGGATCAGTTCAGTTTCACAACATTGttgatt gCACCCCTTGATGAGACAAACGTTCCAACATTATACTGA